A section of the Castanea sativa cultivar Marrone di Chiusa Pesio chromosome 12, ASM4071231v1 genome encodes:
- the LOC142620881 gene encoding septin and tuftelin-interacting protein 1 homolog 1 — MDDYQEMEKFGMDNDYEDAQWINGEFYYRKRKEKRSQTKEDVLYGVFADSASDSDDYSSSSKKRRKNRDLHKKADLTKPVSFISTGTVMPTQEIEENLKEDIADDRPGLGVGFNSGSGLGFGSGTNGVSRNEEEEAAEEEGEEEEELFLPTAFGKRIKEGAMRREKERAEKVKLDKGKRAKDEGFVSGTGNSVGVFEKHTKGIGMKLLEKMGYKGGGLGKNAQGIVAPIEAKMRPKKMGMGFNDFREAEKFAAPVGIKELEVDKKKGLLGSESVGRGKGKRWSKQARKRKEEDEEFLTADELLARKAEQGEKVEVVQKVYDMRGPQVRVLKNLENLNAEEKAREDDVPMPELQYNVKLIVDLAELEIEKIDRDLRNEEATAERLKEDKDRLMIEAERQKKQLYSMGEIMSVLDQLGEEDSVGKLTLDSLAERFSALRSKFAEDYKLCNLSWIACSYALPLFIRVFQGWDPLQNPFHGLEVVSLWKRVLEGEECHDIWDTASPYSQLISEVVLPAVRISGVNTWQARDPEPMLRFMDSWEKLLPPSVLHFILDNIVMPKLTGAVGSWEPLRETVPIHVWVHPWLPYLGHKLEGIYQTIRVKLSQILGAWHPSDVSAYTILSPWKTVFDSASWEQLMRRFIVPKLQLVLQEFQVNPANQKLDEFYWVMKWASDVPIHLMVDMMERFFFSKWLQVLYHWLQASPNFEEITKWYLGWKELLPKELLANESIRFQLNRGLEMMNQTVEGLEVVQPGLKENISYFRVLEQRQFEAQQKAAAQQAAASFSGATYMDDTSGAEMSLKEVIEAHAQQHGLLFKPKVGRMHNGHQIYGFGNVSIIVDHLNQKLYAQTEEGWSLVSFQDLLDKQHGSLSKRR; from the coding sequence atGGATGATTATCAAGAAATGGAGAAATTCGGTATGGATAATGATTACGAGGACGCACAATGGATCAATGGCGAGTTCTACTATCGGAAGCGCAAGGAGAAGCGTTCTCAAACCAAGGAGGACGTTCTCTATGGCGTTTTTGCGGACTCGGCCTCCGATTCCGATGACTACTCGTCGTCCTCCAAGAAGCGTCGCAAGAATCGCGATCTTCACAAGAAAGCCGACCTCACCAAGCCGGTCAGTTTCATCTCCACCGGTACCGTCATGCCCACCcaagaaattgaagaaaatttgaaGGAAGATATCGCCGACGATAGGCCCGGTCTTGGCGTCGGGTTCAACTCCGGGTCGGGTCTAGGGTTTGGTTCGGGGACTAACGGAGTTAGCCGGAACGAAGAGGAGGAGGCGGCGGAGGAGGAgggagaggaggaggaggagttgTTTTTGCCGACGGCGTTTGGGAAGAGGATTAAGGAAGGGGCGATgaggagagagaaggagagggcTGAGAAGGTGAAATTGGATAAGGGGAAGAGAGCGAAAGATGAAGGTTTTGTGAGTGGTACTGGTAATTCTGTTGGTGTGTTTGAGAAGCACACGAAAGGGATTGGTATGAAATTGTTGGAGAAAATGGGGTACAAAGGTGGTGGGCTTGGGAAGAATGCGCAAGGGATTGTGGCTCCCATTGAGGCGAAAATGCGGCCGAAGAAAATGGGTATGGGGTTTAATGATTTCAGGGAGGCGGAGAAGTTCGCGGCTCCGGTGGGAATAAAGGAGTTGGAGGTGGATAAGAAGAAGGGTTTGTTGGGGAGTGAGAGTGTGGGGAGAGGGAAAGGGAAGCGGTGGTCGAAGCAGGCGAGGAAGAGGAAGGAGGAGGATGAGGAGTTTCTTACTGCGGATGAGTTGTTGGCGAGAAAGGCGGAGCAAGGGGAGAAGGTTGAGGTTGTTCAGAAGGTGTATGATATGAGGGGACCGCAGGTTCGGGTGTTGAAGAATTTGGAGAATTTGAATGCTGAGGAAAAGGCAAGGGAGGATGATGTTCCAATGCCGGAGCTTCAGTACAATGTGAAGCTTATTGTGGACTTGGCAGAGCTTGAAATAGAGAAGATTGATAGGGATTTGAGGAACGAGGAGGCCACGGCAGAGCGATTGAAGGAGGATAAGGATAGGTTGATGATTGAGGCTGAGAGGCAGAAGAAGCAGTTGTATAGTATGGGAGAGATAATGAGTGTGTTGGATCAATTGGGGGAAGAGGATTCTGTGGGGAAGTTGACATTGGATTCACTTGCGGAGCGTTTCAGTGCGTTAAGGAGTAAATTTGCTGAGGATTACAAGTTGTGTAACTTGTCCTGGATTGCCTGCTCGTATGCTCTGCCTTTGTTTATCAGAGTGTTTCAGGGATGGGATCCTCTTCAGAATCCCTTCCACGGGTTAGAGGTTGTATCTTTGTGGAAGAGAGTACTTGAGGGTGAAGAATGTCATGATATCTGGGATACTGCTTCGCCTTATTCCCAATTGATCTCCGAAGTTGTGTTACCAGCTGTTAGAATTTCTGGTGTCAACACTTGGCAGGCTAGGGACCCAGAACCAATGCTTCGGTTTATGGATTCTTGGGAAAAGTTGTTACCTCCATCAGTTCTccattttattttggataacaTTGTTATGCCTAAACTGACTGGTGCAGTGGGCTCTTGGGAACCATTACGGGAAACTGTTCCAATCCATGTTTGGGTGCATCCATGGTTACCGTATTTGGGACACAAATTGGAGGGTATTTATCAAACGATACGTGTTAAGTTGAGTCAAATTCTTGGTGCTTGGCATCCAAGTGATGTGTCTGCTTATACTATATTGTCACCTTGGAAGACTGTGTTTGATTCAGCAAGTTGGGAACAGCTTATGCGTAGATTTATAGTTCCTAAGTTGCAGCTTGTTCTGCAAGAGTTTCAAGTAAACCCCGCTAATCAGAAGCTTGATGAGTTTTATTGGGTTATGAAGTGGGCTTCTGATGTACCAATTCATCTTATGGTTGATATGATGGAGAGGTTCTTTTTTTCCAAGTGGCTACAGGTCTTGTATCATTGGTTACAAGCGAGCCCAAACTTTGAGGAGATAACAAAATGGTATTTGGGTTGGAAAGAACTTCTTCCGAAGGAACTTCTTGCAAATGAAAGTATCCGGTTTCAGCTCAATCGTGGTCTTGAGATGATGAACCAGACTGTGGAAGGTTTGGAGGTGGTCCAACCTGGTTTGAAAGAGAACATTAGCTATTTTAGGGTACTTGAGCAAAGGCAGTTTGAGGCTCAGCAGAAAGCAGCTGCACAACAAGCTGCTGCGAGTTTCAGTGGTGCAACCTATATGGATGATACGAGTGGTGCTGAGATGAGCTTGAAAGAAGTTATTGAAGCCCATGCTCAACAACATGGCTTACTATTTAAGCCAAAGGTAGGCAGGATGCACAACGGGCACCAGATATATGGATTTGGGAACGTCAGCATTATTGTTGATCACTTAAATCAAAAGTTATATGCTCAAACGGAGGAAGGGTGGTCCCTTGTATCCTTTCAAGACTTACTGGACAAGCAGCATGGTTCTCTTTCAAAGAGACGATGA